A single region of the Jatrophihabitans sp. GAS493 genome encodes:
- a CDS encoding glycosyltransferase 87 family protein → MIVAALFFVRLGSHRLGFGGYRGDLDVYRLGVDSWLHNRGLYSELPRTQHGGLLLFTYPPFAAVLMLPLAIAPLTTANLAITAASMAALWWTIRRVFNLLDGGQNGTRGAVSVGRLRISFGELVALPLALLLEPTRSDLCFGQINLLLMFLVAFDCLGPLTVHRADRHRGWFVGMAAAVKLTPAIFLLFFLAIGDRRAARNMVASFATMNLIAYLLAPSQTELYWRHIVFQTGRIGEPIFAGNQSLLGLLARAGLTGPSLSLGWLMLSALAALLAWRGMRRILRSLPPDRARVFALLVNALAGLLISPISWTHHWVWGVVGLLALTFDAANHGRPRHLVVAVSGLLLLAVAPPWWLPNHEGRELTWNLSQQVLGSSYVLGAFAALLTLVLPRSKREGPAYCASWRTRRRTFATVRVSRPTSGDPPAS, encoded by the coding sequence ATGATCGTCGCTGCGCTCTTCTTTGTCCGCCTCGGCTCGCATCGCCTCGGCTTCGGCGGGTATCGCGGCGATCTGGACGTCTACCGGCTCGGCGTCGACTCCTGGCTGCACAACCGCGGGCTCTACAGCGAACTACCTCGCACCCAGCATGGCGGCCTGCTCCTCTTTACCTATCCACCCTTCGCCGCGGTGCTCATGCTTCCGCTGGCGATCGCGCCACTCACCACGGCGAATCTCGCGATCACGGCGGCTAGCATGGCCGCTCTGTGGTGGACGATCCGACGTGTGTTCAACCTCCTCGACGGCGGGCAGAACGGGACGCGTGGCGCCGTTTCCGTCGGGCGTCTGCGCATCTCATTCGGGGAGTTGGTCGCGCTCCCGTTGGCGCTGCTTCTCGAGCCCACCCGCAGCGACCTCTGCTTCGGCCAGATCAACCTGCTGCTCATGTTTCTCGTCGCGTTCGACTGCCTCGGCCCGTTGACCGTACACCGCGCCGATCGTCACCGAGGTTGGTTCGTCGGTATGGCCGCGGCCGTCAAGCTGACACCAGCGATATTCCTCTTGTTTTTCCTGGCCATCGGCGACCGTCGCGCAGCCCGCAATATGGTCGCTTCCTTCGCCACGATGAACCTGATCGCATACCTGTTGGCTCCGAGCCAGACGGAGCTCTACTGGCGCCACATCGTTTTTCAGACCGGACGTATCGGCGAGCCGATCTTCGCCGGCAACCAGTCCCTGCTCGGCCTACTGGCCCGCGCCGGACTAACCGGACCGAGCCTTTCACTGGGCTGGCTAATGCTGAGTGCGCTCGCTGCGCTTCTGGCCTGGCGAGGCATGCGCCGGATACTTCGGTCGCTCCCGCCCGATCGTGCCCGGGTCTTCGCCCTGCTGGTGAACGCGCTGGCCGGGCTGCTCATCTCGCCGATCTCCTGGACGCACCACTGGGTCTGGGGCGTGGTCGGCCTGCTGGCCCTCACGTTTGATGCTGCCAATCACGGGCGTCCTCGACACCTCGTGGTCGCGGTTTCTGGTTTGCTGCTGCTGGCTGTCGCGCCACCGTGGTGGTTGCCCAACCATGAGGGGCGCGAACTGACCTGGAACCTCAGTCAGCAGGTCCTCGGCTCGTCCTATGTGCTCGGGGCGTTTGCTGCGCTGCTCACGCTCGTCCTGCCGCGCTCGAAGCGCGAAGGTCCTGCGTATTGCGCGTCATGGCGCACAAGACGCAGGACCTTTGCGACGGTGCGGGTTAGTCGGCCGACTTCCGGCGACCCTCCCGCGTCGTGA
- a CDS encoding aldo/keto reductase — protein MGMSEYYGDTDWESSIATIHAALDAGVTFLDTADIYGTGHNEVLVGRGIVGRRDEVQLATKFGIDRSGGDADRRIRGSAAYVKRACDASLLRLGVDHIDLYYSHRPPQDVEIEETVGAMAELVQAGKVRHLGLSEVDGDLLRRAYAVHPITAVQSEFSLWTREVETQAVDVMRELGVALVAYSPLGRGFLTATIDIASLGSKDFRGVNPRFAGEAGVANQAIADAVAGVAASKGVAPAQVALAWVYAQPERLGVSIVAIPGTKRVKWLEQNIAAMDVQLSASELDELDALASVVVGARY, from the coding sequence ATGGGCATGAGCGAGTACTACGGCGACACCGACTGGGAGAGCAGCATCGCCACCATCCACGCCGCGTTGGACGCCGGGGTGACCTTCCTCGACACGGCCGACATCTACGGAACCGGGCACAACGAGGTGCTGGTCGGTCGCGGCATCGTGGGGCGACGCGACGAGGTGCAGCTGGCCACCAAGTTCGGGATCGACCGCTCGGGCGGCGACGCCGATCGGCGCATTCGTGGCTCGGCGGCCTACGTGAAGCGGGCTTGTGACGCGTCGTTGCTGCGTCTAGGCGTAGACCACATCGACCTCTACTACTCCCACCGGCCGCCGCAGGACGTCGAGATCGAAGAGACGGTCGGCGCGATGGCAGAGCTCGTGCAGGCGGGAAAGGTACGTCATCTGGGCCTCTCCGAGGTTGACGGTGACCTGCTGCGCCGGGCCTACGCGGTGCATCCGATCACCGCAGTGCAGAGCGAGTTCTCCCTCTGGACGCGGGAGGTGGAGACCCAGGCGGTGGACGTCATGCGTGAGCTCGGCGTCGCGCTGGTGGCTTACTCGCCGCTGGGACGCGGCTTCCTGACCGCGACCATCGACATCGCCTCGCTCGGCTCGAAGGATTTCCGCGGCGTCAACCCGCGCTTCGCCGGCGAGGCCGGGGTGGCCAACCAGGCCATCGCCGATGCCGTCGCCGGGGTCGCGGCGAGCAAGGGTGTCGCGCCGGCGCAGGTCGCCCTCGCCTGGGTCTACGCGCAGCCGGAGCGCCTCGGTGTTTCGATCGTCGCCATCCCGGGAACGAAGCGAGTGAAGTGGCTCGAGCAGAACATCGCCGCCATGGACGTCCAGCTCAGTGCATCGGAACTCGACGAGTTGGACGCCCTCGCGTCGGTGGTGGTCGGCGCGCGCTATTAA
- a CDS encoding pirin family protein, with amino-acid sequence MIRILRGEERFVSSGSGITSRHAFSAGAYFDPQRMGFGALIGHDEHHLAPGAGFDAHRHRDVEILSWVLEGVLTHADDTGRRHDVHPGQLQYQRAGVGITHSERNASDRQPLRFIQMLLRPGTPPGPPSYRLFDSVVADGSALTAGATLRVLELEDGGESVINVTSRLHLHVTVGAVELGELPLAAGDSAEIRGSSGAAVCRSMRAIGPAQALLIEF; translated from the coding sequence ATGATTCGGATCCTGCGGGGCGAGGAGCGGTTCGTCAGCTCCGGCAGCGGGATCACTTCGCGGCACGCCTTCTCGGCCGGTGCCTACTTCGATCCGCAGCGGATGGGATTCGGCGCGCTGATCGGCCACGACGAGCACCACCTCGCACCGGGTGCCGGGTTCGACGCCCATCGGCATCGTGATGTGGAGATCCTCAGCTGGGTCCTCGAGGGCGTGCTCACGCACGCCGACGACACGGGCCGGCGGCACGATGTTCATCCCGGCCAGCTGCAGTACCAGCGGGCCGGAGTCGGGATCACGCACAGCGAACGGAATGCGTCGGATCGACAGCCGCTGCGCTTCATCCAGATGCTGCTGCGGCCGGGCACGCCACCCGGTCCACCCAGCTACAGGCTCTTCGACTCGGTGGTCGCTGACGGCTCTGCGCTGACGGCCGGCGCCACGCTTCGGGTGCTGGAGCTGGAGGACGGTGGCGAGTCTGTGATCAATGTGACGTCGCGACTGCACCTGCATGTCACCGTCGGGGCGGTCGAACTCGGCGAACTGCCGCTGGCCGCCGGCGACAGTGCCGAGATTCGTGGCTCGAGCGGTGCGGCGGTGTGCCGGAGCATGCGGGCGATCGGCCCGGCCCAGGCCCTGCTCATCGAGTTCTGA
- a CDS encoding PHP domain-containing protein produces the protein MTERDPVADLRRIAFLLERAHEPSYRVKAFRTAANVCAELSTDDLRDRAEAGTLRELAGVGEVTARCIVESFAGEEPVYLRRVEATGEKPLAEAGAELRGALRGDCHTHSDWSDGGSPIREMAEAALLIGHEYMVLTDHSPRLKVANGLTAERLESQLDVVAELNRELAPFRILTGIEVDILVDGTLDQTPELLGRLDVVVGSVHSELRMPSAEMTPRMVAAISNPHLDILGHCTGRMVTGKRLRPPSEFEAEIVFAACRQFGVAVEVNSRPERQDPPKRLLRLAVEAGCLTSIDTDAHAPGQLDWQPYGCDRAARCAVPVESVVNAWGMEDLLAWAADHSHRPTIQPAIQPTIQPAPTPDSAR, from the coding sequence ATGACCGAACGCGACCCGGTGGCCGATCTACGTCGTATCGCCTTCCTGCTGGAGCGTGCGCACGAACCGAGTTACCGGGTCAAGGCGTTCCGCACCGCAGCCAACGTCTGCGCCGAACTCTCCACCGACGACCTGCGCGATCGGGCCGAGGCGGGAACCCTGCGCGAGCTGGCCGGCGTCGGCGAGGTGACGGCCCGCTGCATCGTCGAGTCCTTCGCCGGAGAGGAGCCGGTGTACCTGCGCCGGGTCGAGGCGACCGGGGAGAAGCCGCTGGCCGAGGCCGGTGCGGAGTTGCGGGGCGCCCTGCGCGGCGACTGCCACACCCACTCGGACTGGTCCGACGGTGGCTCCCCGATTCGCGAGATGGCCGAGGCGGCGCTGCTGATCGGCCATGAATACATGGTGCTGACCGATCATTCGCCGCGCCTGAAGGTCGCCAACGGGCTCACCGCCGAGCGTCTGGAGAGCCAACTCGACGTGGTGGCCGAGCTGAACCGCGAATTGGCGCCATTCCGGATTCTCACCGGCATCGAGGTGGACATCCTGGTTGACGGGACGCTGGACCAGACGCCGGAGCTGCTCGGGCGGCTGGACGTTGTCGTCGGCAGTGTGCACAGCGAGCTACGGATGCCCTCGGCGGAGATGACGCCGCGGATGGTTGCCGCGATCTCCAACCCACACCTGGACATCCTCGGTCACTGCACCGGCCGGATGGTCACCGGCAAGCGGTTGCGGCCCCCGTCGGAGTTCGAGGCGGAGATAGTCTTCGCCGCCTGCCGGCAGTTCGGCGTCGCGGTCGAGGTGAACTCGCGTCCCGAACGGCAGGACCCGCCCAAGCGGCTGCTGCGCCTGGCGGTCGAGGCCGGCTGCCTGACCTCGATCGACACCGACGCCCACGCGCCCGGGCAACTGGATTGGCAGCCCTATGGGTGCGACCGGGCCGCCCGCTGTGCGGTGCCGGTGGAGAGCGTCGTCAATGCCTGGGGCATGGAGGATCTGCTGGCCTGGGCCGCCGACCACAGCCACCGCCCCACCATCCAGCCCGCAATCCAGCCCACCATCCAGCCCGCCCCGACACCCGACTCGGCGCGATGA
- a CDS encoding CdaR family transcriptional regulator encodes MRLTSDDASSAETIRLIEQSAGRIATVSVARMDEQLSWFRALPADQRSWVALVAQAGVASFVEWLRSPDEVLRLTGEVFAAAPRAMARMVTLQQTVELVRVTIAVAEEQIPQLLGASEDAARLELLRFSREIAFAAARVYARAAESRGAWDTRLEALLIDGLVRDSASELSPASQIAALGWRSTGPVTAVVGPAPDRPVDEVLADARKIANQLSLDVLAGVLGGRLVMVLGSVTDPLLVATDMLEAFGDGPVVVGPLVADVNDASAVTRSALSGLAAAPAWPGAPRPVAADSLLPERALNGDVDARIALIDSIYKPLVEGGDVLVETVATFLANGAALESTARALFVHTNTVRYRLRRASEVCGESPTDPRGAFIIALALALGRLGAPVV; translated from the coding sequence GTGAGACTCACCAGCGACGACGCGAGTTCGGCGGAGACGATCCGGCTCATCGAGCAGTCGGCCGGACGCATCGCCACCGTCAGCGTGGCTCGGATGGATGAGCAGCTCAGCTGGTTTCGTGCGCTGCCGGCCGATCAGCGCTCCTGGGTGGCCCTGGTGGCGCAGGCCGGCGTCGCGTCCTTCGTCGAGTGGCTGCGCTCCCCCGACGAGGTGCTGCGACTCACCGGCGAGGTCTTCGCCGCCGCCCCCCGGGCGATGGCCCGCATGGTCACGCTGCAGCAGACCGTCGAGCTGGTACGGGTCACCATCGCGGTGGCCGAGGAGCAGATTCCGCAGCTGCTCGGTGCCAGCGAGGACGCCGCCCGGTTGGAGCTACTGCGCTTCAGCCGGGAGATCGCCTTCGCAGCGGCCCGCGTCTACGCCCGGGCCGCCGAGTCGCGCGGTGCCTGGGACACCCGGCTGGAGGCGCTGCTCATCGACGGGTTGGTCCGCGACTCGGCCAGCGAGCTCTCGCCGGCCAGCCAGATCGCCGCCCTGGGGTGGCGGTCGACCGGCCCGGTGACGGCAGTTGTCGGTCCAGCACCCGATCGTCCGGTGGACGAGGTGCTGGCCGACGCGCGGAAGATAGCTAATCAGCTTAGCCTTGACGTTCTGGCCGGAGTTCTGGGCGGACGCCTCGTCATGGTGCTCGGAAGTGTGACCGATCCGCTCCTCGTCGCCACCGACATGCTCGAGGCCTTCGGCGACGGACCGGTGGTGGTCGGGCCACTGGTCGCCGACGTCAATGACGCCAGCGCCGTCACGCGCAGCGCTCTGAGCGGCCTCGCCGCCGCGCCCGCCTGGCCGGGAGCTCCGCGCCCGGTGGCCGCTGATTCGCTACTTCCGGAGCGGGCCCTCAACGGCGACGTCGATGCCCGAATCGCGCTGATCGACAGTATTTATAAGCCATTGGTGGAGGGCGGCGACGTACTGGTCGAGACGGTCGCGACGTTCCTGGCCAACGGCGCCGCCCTGGAGAGCACCGCCCGCGCCCTCTTCGTGCACACCAACACGGTGCGCTACCGGCTGCGGCGAGCGAGCGAGGTCTGCGGTGAATCTCCCACCGATCCGCGAGGCGCCTTCATCATCGCGCTCGCCCTCGCGCTCGGTCGCCTGGGCGCTCCCGTCGTATGA
- a CDS encoding acyltransferase domain-containing protein — MIAILAPGQGAQTPGMLSPWLELPGVAEQVELFSDTAKLDLRRLGTTADADEIKDTTVTQPLIVALSLIAAGQLGLETTHSTFLAAGHSVGEVAAAAIAGVLSTADAVALAAHRGAAMAAACALAPSGMTALLGGDPDEVVAAIEAVGLTAANRNGAGQIVAAGAQDGLTKLAANPPAGVRVRPLPVAGAFHTDFMTSAQRPLAEFTHDLTLNDPTHLLLSNYDGTALATASLVISNLIGQLTRSVRWDLCQATIAHLGVNAAIELAPAGALAGLAKRELPEVKVVALKTPSDLPAALALLDNYGAVSQGEHTPDFQVVVTPAKGVFTRHDDLHEGQQVARGARIGTITTNRDAHPVIAPSAGELAEWLKHDGDIVAAGLPVARLQSEA; from the coding sequence ATGATCGCGATTCTTGCTCCGGGACAGGGCGCGCAGACGCCCGGCATGCTTTCGCCGTGGCTCGAACTGCCCGGCGTCGCCGAGCAGGTGGAGCTCTTCAGCGACACGGCCAAGCTTGATCTGCGCCGTCTCGGCACAACGGCCGATGCCGACGAGATCAAGGACACCACCGTCACCCAGCCGCTCATCGTGGCACTGAGTCTCATCGCCGCCGGTCAGCTCGGCCTGGAGACCACGCACAGCACTTTCCTGGCCGCCGGACACTCGGTCGGCGAGGTGGCGGCCGCCGCCATCGCCGGCGTACTCAGCACCGCGGATGCCGTCGCCCTCGCCGCCCATCGGGGCGCCGCCATGGCCGCGGCCTGCGCACTCGCCCCGAGCGGGATGACCGCGCTGCTGGGTGGTGACCCGGACGAGGTGGTAGCCGCCATCGAGGCGGTCGGTCTCACGGCGGCCAACCGCAACGGAGCCGGACAGATCGTCGCCGCCGGCGCCCAGGACGGGCTAACTAAATTAGCCGCGAATCCGCCGGCCGGGGTCCGAGTCCGCCCGCTGCCGGTGGCCGGAGCGTTCCACACCGATTTCATGACCAGCGCGCAGCGCCCGCTGGCCGAGTTCACCCATGACCTGACGCTGAACGACCCGACCCATCTGCTGCTGAGCAACTATGACGGCACGGCGCTGGCCACCGCATCCCTGGTCATCTCCAACCTGATCGGGCAGCTCACCCGTTCCGTGCGCTGGGACCTGTGCCAGGCGACGATCGCCCACCTGGGGGTCAACGCCGCGATTGAGTTGGCCCCGGCCGGTGCGCTGGCCGGCCTCGCCAAACGCGAACTGCCGGAGGTCAAGGTGGTGGCCCTGAAGACGCCGAGCGACCTTCCGGCCGCCCTCGCGCTGCTGGATAACTACGGTGCGGTCAGCCAGGGTGAGCACACCCCTGACTTCCAGGTTGTCGTAACACCGGCCAAGGGCGTCTTCACCCGTCACGACGATCTGCACGAGGGGCAGCAGGTCGCCCGCGGCGCCCGAATCGGCACCATCACCACCAACCGGGACGCCCACCCGGTGATCGCACCCAGCGCCGGCGAGCTCGCCGAATGGCTCAAGCACGATGGCGACATCGTGGCCGCCGGACTCCCCGTTGCCCGTCTCCAGAGCGAAGCGTAG
- a CDS encoding beta-ketoacyl-ACP synthase III, translating into MTRLLSAPVAPATRILGLGHYRPSNVITNHDLVARGVDTNDEWIRTRVGVVERRYANPDETVVDMAESAGSKAMAAAGLSAADIDMVIVATCTMTTPIPAAAPHVASRLGIEAPGAYDISSGCSGFVYSLNAASSAVLTGQARNVLVIASERFSGWLDFSDRSTCIILGDGAGAAVVGAAPETGIGPIVWGSDGAQFDAVAIDEESRFFRQEGQAVYRWATSEIAPVGIEACHRAGIEPKDLAAFIPHQANLRIIDQIAKKIGADNAVVARDIVTSGNTSAATIPLAFSRMVEAGDISSGDPVLLLGFGSGLSYAGQVVLCP; encoded by the coding sequence ATGACCCGTCTCCTCTCCGCACCAGTCGCGCCGGCCACCCGAATCCTCGGCCTCGGGCACTACCGGCCGAGCAACGTCATCACCAACCACGATCTGGTCGCGCGCGGTGTCGACACCAACGACGAATGGATCCGCACCCGCGTCGGCGTGGTCGAGCGACGCTATGCCAATCCGGATGAGACAGTCGTCGACATGGCCGAGTCGGCCGGCAGCAAGGCGATGGCCGCCGCCGGGCTCAGCGCCGCTGACATCGACATGGTCATCGTCGCCACCTGCACGATGACCACGCCCATTCCGGCGGCGGCGCCCCATGTCGCCTCCCGCCTCGGCATCGAGGCTCCCGGCGCCTACGACATCAGCTCCGGCTGCTCCGGGTTCGTCTACTCACTCAATGCCGCCTCCAGCGCCGTCCTCACCGGACAGGCCCGCAACGTGTTGGTGATCGCCTCGGAGCGCTTCTCCGGCTGGCTCGATTTCAGTGACCGCAGCACCTGCATCATCCTCGGCGACGGAGCCGGCGCCGCCGTCGTCGGAGCGGCCCCGGAGACCGGCATCGGGCCTATCGTCTGGGGCAGCGACGGCGCCCAATTCGACGCGGTGGCCATCGACGAAGAGTCCCGCTTCTTCCGCCAGGAGGGGCAGGCGGTCTACCGCTGGGCGACCAGCGAGATCGCGCCGGTCGGAATCGAGGCCTGCCACCGGGCCGGTATCGAGCCGAAAGACCTGGCCGCCTTCATCCCGCATCAGGCCAATCTGCGGATCATCGACCAGATCGCCAAGAAGATCGGCGCCGACAACGCCGTGGTGGCCCGCGACATCGTCACCTCGGGGAACACCTCCGCCGCCACGATCCCGCTGGCCTTCTCGCGAATGGTCGAGGCCGGCGACATCTCCTCCGGCGACCCGGTCCTGCTGCTCGGCTTCGGCTCCGGCCTGAGCTACGCCGGCCAGGTCGTGCTCTGCCCGTAG
- a CDS encoding acyl carrier protein, whose product MASTDEIRAGLAEILNEVADVSPEDVTDEKTFSDDLDVDSLSMVEVAMAAEEKFGASIPDDELANLKTVGDAVNFIASHS is encoded by the coding sequence GTGGCATCCACCGACGAAATCCGGGCCGGCCTCGCCGAGATCCTCAACGAGGTAGCCGACGTGTCCCCCGAGGACGTGACCGACGAGAAGACCTTCTCCGACGATCTGGATGTCGACTCGCTGTCGATGGTCGAGGTCGCCATGGCGGCTGAGGAGAAGTTCGGCGCGTCGATCCCCGACGACGAACTGGCGAATCTGAAGACCGTCGGCGACGCTGTGAACTTCATCGCCAGCCACTCCTGA
- a CDS encoding beta-ketoacyl synthase has protein sequence MTIDVVVTGLGATTPLGGDVATYWDGLISGRSGVATIEADWAQSIAVQFAAQMTVDPADVLPRVLSRRLDRSEQAALVAARQAWADAGFTGNSEENGLDPTRVAVVIGTGIGGVTSLLTQYDIIKEKGPSRVSPLLIPMNMPNGPAAYVGLEVGARAGVHTPVSACASGAEAIAYGLDLIQLGRADIVVVGGTEACVHPLTMTGFAQMRAMSTRNDEPTAASRPFDKGRDGFVLGEGAGVLVLETRASANARNARIYASFSGAGITADSHDIVQPDPAGNGQRRAAQTALDRSGLDIADVVHVNAHATSTPAGDGAEAGWIADMLGEQTVVTATKSMTGHLLGAAGAIESIATVLTVYNDLVPPTINLDDPDDAVRVDIPREARKMAVPAAMSDSFGFGGHNVALLFSKA, from the coding sequence ATGACAATCGACGTTGTAGTCACCGGACTCGGAGCAACGACGCCACTCGGCGGGGACGTGGCGACGTACTGGGACGGTCTGATCTCAGGCCGTTCCGGCGTCGCCACGATCGAAGCCGACTGGGCCCAGTCGATCGCGGTGCAGTTCGCCGCGCAGATGACGGTGGACCCCGCTGACGTACTGCCCCGGGTTCTGTCCCGTCGACTGGACCGCAGTGAGCAGGCGGCCCTGGTCGCGGCCCGACAGGCCTGGGCGGATGCCGGATTCACCGGAAACTCCGAGGAGAACGGCCTCGACCCGACGCGGGTCGCAGTCGTCATCGGCACCGGCATCGGCGGCGTCACCAGCCTGCTCACCCAGTACGACATCATCAAGGAGAAGGGCCCGAGCCGGGTCTCTCCGCTGCTGATCCCGATGAACATGCCCAACGGTCCGGCGGCCTACGTCGGACTCGAGGTCGGGGCCCGGGCCGGTGTCCACACACCGGTGAGCGCCTGCGCCTCCGGTGCCGAGGCGATCGCCTACGGCCTCGATCTGATCCAGCTCGGACGGGCCGACATCGTCGTCGTCGGTGGCACTGAGGCCTGCGTCCACCCGCTGACCATGACCGGCTTCGCCCAGATGCGAGCGATGAGCACCCGCAACGACGAGCCCACCGCGGCCTCGCGCCCCTTCGACAAGGGACGCGACGGGTTCGTGCTCGGCGAAGGCGCCGGTGTCTTGGTGTTGGAGACCCGCGCCAGCGCCAACGCGCGCAATGCCCGCATCTACGCCTCCTTCTCCGGAGCCGGAATCACCGCAGATTCCCACGACATCGTGCAGCCCGACCCGGCCGGCAACGGTCAGCGCCGGGCCGCCCAGACCGCGCTGGACCGCTCCGGCCTGGACATCGCCGACGTCGTCCACGTGAATGCGCACGCCACCTCGACACCGGCCGGCGATGGAGCCGAAGCCGGCTGGATCGCCGACATGCTCGGCGAGCAGACGGTGGTCACCGCCACCAAGTCGATGACCGGGCACCTGCTCGGGGCAGCCGGCGCCATCGAGTCGATCGCCACCGTGCTCACCGTCTACAACGACCTCGTGCCACCGACGATCAACCTCGACGATCCGGACGACGCGGTGCGCGTGGACATCCCCCGCGAGGCCCGCAAGATGGCCGTTCCGGCCGCGATGAGCGACTCCTTCGGATTCGGCGGCCACAATGTCGCCCTCCTCTTCAGCAAAGCCTGA